One Pseudomonadales bacterium DNA segment encodes these proteins:
- a CDS encoding sulfurtransferase — MSQALLEAKQLAQLIDNGDQKPLVVALLSAQDFANGHIPHSVAFEPSLLSSQQKPAAGQLPATESLVHALQDIGLPSDKACHIVAYDNAGGSLAGRFIWTLALFGYHNTALLDGGLKSWQRAQLSLSTGQLAVTPSSLELTLDSRFIADKSEVLASIPEQDSIIWDARSAEEYRGEKVLAARGGHIPGAISHDWLLLQDAQECLKPLEQIRAELAQKGIDANKQIITHCQTHRRSGLSWFVAYKLLGFDHVKAYPGSWSEWGNDATLPIEAP; from the coding sequence ATGAGCCAGGCGCTTTTAGAGGCTAAACAACTTGCACAGCTAATTGATAACGGTGATCAAAAGCCACTTGTTGTTGCTTTGCTCAGTGCGCAAGACTTTGCCAATGGCCATATCCCTCACTCAGTGGCGTTTGAGCCAAGCCTGCTCTCCTCGCAGCAAAAGCCTGCAGCTGGCCAGCTTCCAGCAACCGAAAGTCTGGTTCATGCATTGCAAGATATTGGCTTACCGAGTGATAAAGCTTGCCACATTGTTGCCTATGACAATGCCGGCGGTTCGCTTGCGGGACGCTTTATCTGGACTCTGGCGCTTTTTGGTTACCACAATACAGCACTTTTAGATGGCGGCCTTAAAAGCTGGCAGCGTGCACAACTCAGCCTCAGCACAGGCCAATTGGCAGTCACGCCAAGCTCACTAGAGTTAACCCTAGACTCTCGCTTTATTGCCGACAAAAGCGAGGTACTCGCTAGCATTCCAGAGCAAGATAGCATTATCTGGGATGCCAGAAGCGCTGAAGAATACCGGGGTGAAAAAGTGCTCGCGGCCAGAGGTGGCCATATACCAGGCGCCATCTCACATGACTGGCTGCTACTGCAGGATGCGCAAGAATGCTTAAAACCGCTCGAGCAAATTCGAGCAGAATTAGCCCAAAAGGGCATTGACGCTAACAAGCAGATTATTACTCATTGCCAAACCCATCGTCGCTCAGGCCTAAGCTGGTTTGTCGCCTATAAGCTATTAGGCTTTGACCATGTAAAAGCCTACCCTGGCTCATGGTCAGAATGGGGCAATGATGCAACGCTGCCAATTGAAGCGCCGTAA
- a CDS encoding DUF3833 domain-containing protein — MKQLYFLLFATLLLQFSACSQQDVSQYQDVKPEIILPEFFNGKLVAHGMVKNRSGEMIRYFSADIDGSCNPQQCALDEQFYFNDGELQQRQWLLKKAKDESGEYWIATANDVIGEHKLRTAGNAIAMQYVLRLQLDDGEIDINVDDRMYLIAPNRLINESTFTKFGFEVGSVSLMIEKLP; from the coding sequence ATGAAACAACTATATTTCTTATTATTTGCCACTTTACTGCTGCAGTTTTCAGCATGCTCGCAGCAAGATGTATCGCAATATCAAGATGTAAAACCTGAGATTATTTTGCCGGAATTTTTTAATGGCAAATTAGTCGCGCATGGCATGGTGAAAAATCGAAGCGGTGAGATGATTCGCTATTTTTCTGCTGATATCGACGGCAGCTGCAATCCTCAACAATGCGCACTCGACGAACAATTTTACTTTAATGACGGCGAACTTCAGCAACGTCAATGGTTGCTGAAGAAAGCCAAAGACGAATCCGGCGAATACTGGATTGCAACGGCTAACGATGTCATTGGTGAGCATAAGCTTCGCACCGCGGGTAACGCCATTGCCATGCAATACGTACTGCGCCTGCAGCTTGATGATGGCGAAATTGATATTAATGTTGATGACCGCATGTACCTGATAGCCCCTAATCGACTGATTAACGAATCAACCTTCACTAAATTTGGCTTTGAAGTAGGCTCGGTCAGCCTGATGATAGAAAAACTTCCTTAA